A stretch of DNA from Triticum dicoccoides isolate Atlit2015 ecotype Zavitan chromosome 2A, WEW_v2.0, whole genome shotgun sequence:
ggcaccacgtatttCCGATGAGATGATACCGtacgaactatggtttagagaaacctaagctgtcatttcataaaagtttggggctgcgacgcttatgtgaaaaagtttcaggctgataagctcgaacccaaagcggataaatgcatcttcataggacacccaaaacagttgggtatacctcctgtctcagaaccgaaagcaataagggattgtttctagaatcgggtcctttctcgaggaaaagtttctcttgaaagaattgagtgggaggatggtggagacttaatgaggttattgaaccgtctcttcaactagtgtgtggaagggcacaagaagttgtttctgtggcacctacaccaattgaagtggaagcttatgatagtgatcatgaaacttcagatcaagtcactaccaaacctcgtgggatgacaaggatgcgtactacttcagagtggtacgtaatcctgtcttggaagtcatgttgctagacaacaatgaacctacgagctatggagaagcgacggtgggcccggattccgataaatggctcgaggccataaaatccgagagaggatccatgtatggaaacaaattgtagactttgacagaacagctcgatggtcataaggctgttgagtgcagatgaattttaaaaggaagacggataatgatggtaaatgtcaccattaagaaagctcgacttgtcgttaagatgttttccgacaagttcaaagagttgaccatgatgagactttctcactcgtagcgatgctaagattctgttggaattatattagcaattactgcattatttatgaaatcttgcagataggatgtcaaaacattgtttcctcgacgattttcttgaggaaaggttgtatgtgatacaaccggaaggttttgtcaatcctgaaagatgctaataagtatgcaaagctccagcaatccttctagggactggagtaagcatctcggagttggaatgtacgctttgatgagatgatcaaagattttgggtttatacaaagtttatgagaaacttgtatttccaaagaagtgagtgggagcactatagaatttctgatgagtatatgttgttgacatattgttgatcagaaatgacgtagaatttctggaaagcatatagggttatttggaaagtgtttttcaatggaaagcctggattaagctacttgaacattgagcatcaagatctataaggatagatcaaaatgcttaatggtactttcaaatgagcacataccttgacatgatcttgaaggggttcaagatggatcagtcaaagaaggagtacttgtctgagttgtaaggtatgaagttaagacttaaagctcgaccacgtcagaagaaagagaaaggacgaatgtcgtcccctatgcttttgtcataggctctatacggtatgccatgctgagtaccgcacctgatgtgtgccttgccacatatctggcaagagggtacaaaggtaatctaggagtatatcgccagatagcggtctaaattatccttagaggaataaggatatgtttctcggttatggaggtgataaagagttcgacgtaaagagttacgtcgatgcaagcttaaaacctatccggatagctctgagtagagatgccggatacgtataatggagcaacaatttagaatagctccaagtagaacagttatttgaaatggctccaaatatagcgtagtagctgcatctacaagatgacatagagatttgcgaagtacatacggatctgaaagattcagacccgttgactataacatctctcacaagcataacatgatcaaacccagaactcatcgagtgttaatcacatggtaatgtgaactagattattgactctagtaaactctttgggtgttagtcacatgggtttgtgaccttgagtgttaatcacatatcgatgtgaactggattattgactctagtgcaagtgggagactgttggaaatatgccctagaggcaataataaattgattattattatatttccttgttcatgataatcgtttattatccatgctagaattgtattgataggaaactcagatacatgtatggatacatagacaacaccatgtccctagtgagcctctagttgactagcttgttgatcaatagatggttacggtttcctgaccatggacattggatgtcgttgataacgggatcacatcattgggagaatgatgtgatggacaagacccaatcctaagcctagcacaaagatcatgtagttcgtatgctaaagcttttctaatgtcaagtatcatttccttagaccatgagattgtgcaactcccggataccgtaggagtgctttgggtgtaccaaacgtcacaacgtaactgggtggctataaaggtacactacgggtatctccgaaagtgtctgttgggttggcacgaatcgagactgggatttgtcactccgtgtgacggagaggtatctctgggcccactcggtaggacatcatcataatgtgcacaatgtgatcaaggagttgatcacgggatgatgtgttacagaacgagtaaaaagacttgccagtaacgagattgaacaaggtatcgggataccgacgatcgaatctcgggcaagtatcgtaccgctagacaaagggaattgtatacgggattgattaagtccttgacatcgtggttcatccgatgagatcatcgtggaacatgtgggaaccaacatgggtatccagatcccgctattggttattgaccggagaacgtctcggtcatgtctgcatggttcccgaacccgtagggtctacacacttaaggttcggtgacgctagggttgtagggatatgtatatgcagtaacccgaatgttgttcggagtcccggatgagattccggacgtcacgaggagttccagaatggtccggaggtaaagaattatatataggaagtgctatttcggccatcagaacaagtttcggggtcaccggtattgtaccgggaccaccggaagggtcccgggggtccaccgggtggggccacctatctcggagggccccatgggctgaagtgggaagggatccaacccaaagtgggctggggcgccacttccccctagggcccatgcgcctagggtgggggaaaccctaaaggaagagtcctaggaggggaaggcacctcctaggtgccttggggaggagggattcctccccttggccgcacccccctaggagattagatctcctagggccggcgccccccccccccttggccctcctatatatagtggggagatggaggacttctaatgcttagcctttggtgcctccctctccctctctgacacatcctcctcctccatagtgcttagcgaagccctgccagagtactgcagctccaccaccaccacgccgtcgtgctgctgttggggccatcttcctcaacctctccttcccccttgctggatcaagaaagaggagacgtcgctgctccgtacgtgtgttgaacgcggaggtgccgtccgttcggcgctaggatcatcggtgatttggatcacgacgagtacgactccatcaaccccgttctcttgaacgcttccgcatagcgatctacaagggtatgtagatgcactctccttcccctcgttgctggtttctccatagatagatcttggtgacacgtagacaattttgaatttctgctacgttccccaacaatacttgTTCATGCATAGCTTTCTAATCAGTAGTTTACTCATCATTTCCCCTATGTTTTGCTATTATATTAGTGATCGGCCTTCTCTTGAGAAACAATCACAACTTGCAGCAGTGCACTTGTTTTCCCCATTATTTATGTGATTTTGCACCATGACATGAGTTACATCTTAGCTGTAGTCTACGATTTTCTCTTTGGATGTGTGTTTGGTGTTTGGATGGATGTGTGTTCATTTTCCACCATGACATGAGACTATTTGTCTTCATGGGTTGCAGGCAAACAAAGATGCAGCATGCTACAGGCACAAGGTCATAAAGTTTTGGGACTCTATCAGCCTTGTCTTCTCGAGGGATCATGCCACCGGAACGGGAGCCAGAACTGCTGGTGAAAGTGCAGCGGAAATGGCTGCAGAGAATGTCAACAACATCAACACTGATTCTGCCGCAACATCTTCAACCCAAACCGGCGAGGAACAGAAGAGGAAAAGATATCGATCGGATGACTCAATTGCATCTATGCTTGGAGAGAAATTGGATAATTTTACCAGTGCCTACAAAGCTGATATCGCTCAAGTTGCTCCTCCTGAGAAACCCTCCTCTCCTGAAGAAATACTTGACGCTCTCAATGCAATTGTGGGACTGGATGATGATGGCTTGCTAGCAGCTTATGATTTCCTCATAGCAGATGACCGCAAGTTCAAGGCTCTTATGGCGCTGCCTGAAAGGATGAAGAAGAAATGGATCCTCAAGCAAATCAACCAATGAAGGTATGTTTCTTGTTCTGTGATTAGTTACCAGCTAGCAAGCTCTACTGCATTTTGTCCTTAGTTGTTTGTTATAGTACAATATTATGGGTGTCCTGTATTTTGTCATGCCAATATGGAGCAGAGGAGGCAGCAGCTTGCTTGCTTTTCATCATATTTATGTACTTACCTATTTCCATGTTTGAGATTAGCATGATAGAAGGTTTTATGTTATCATCTTAATAAGGTTTTCCTGCCAGGTCTTCCCAAACATGGCTTGATAAAACAACGTTTTCCTGCCATGTTTGAGAACAACTTGTTCTGCCATGTCTCCTGAAACAAGGTTTTATGAACATATTTTGCATGCACATAAATATTCAGTGTGTTTGAAGGTCTCTTATGAACTAGTCTTTTTTTCTTCGGTCGAGAGGTGGCATTATTAGTCTAGAATACATCAACCAGATATATGCTTATTTAGTGGCTGTAGTCTTTTATCGACTTAGTTTCGGTCCTACTTAACCTACTCGGTTGTTGATGGTTTTTTGCTATTACCTTTCGATTCATGATAATTGTGCAAATGAAGTGCAAGTTAACCTTTGAAAAATTTCTATATCAAGTTGAGTTTTCTTACCCTTCCTAGAGATTGTTGCAAGCTAAAGCTTATCGTGTGACACTTCGATTTGTCTTCTTGGCTATCCTCATCTTTCACTTTGAGCAATTTCTACCAACCATTGTGTTCAAGGATTGTTTATTGCCCTATGAGACCACATGTCACCATTTCTCATCATATTTTGCAGGAAATTTTGGGTGAAGTGTGATGTTGAACGAACAGAACGAAGAAATGAAGATCCTTGAGCAATGAAAATCTTTCTTGGATGGTGCTAATAATGCAAAGATTCAGTTTTTATGT
This window harbors:
- the LOC119359685 gene encoding uncharacterized protein LOC119359685; translated protein: MDVEKKGGRNYLTWMDEMDEAMLNVFVEHYNRGDRAQNGWKPHVYTAVVKNVQAKCNVDITKENVISRCKTIDRHYVNVSKMLSTSGFGWNWIHNKLMVDSEDVWRNYVKANKDAACYRHKVIKFWDSISLVFSRDHATGTGARTAGESAAEMAAENVNNINTDSAATSSTQTGEEQKRKRYRSDDSIASMLGEKLDNFTSAYKADIAQVAPPEKPSSPEEILDALNAIVGLDDDGLLAAYDFLIADDRKFKALMALPERMKKKWILKQINQ